Proteins from a genomic interval of Croceicoccus naphthovorans:
- a CDS encoding PilZ domain-containing protein: protein MIHSRIRARTEEAERRWQVRRDVQIHTSARSASDGPDESDGYAARIRNLSENGMLVESDAPLGPRDSFEIDIPEFGPCPAEVVWTKGDLKGCRFFAPLPKSVVSAAVLRSPVEEADAALYEQLRQTRMIIDDEERRHLPHALSVPAMALILAAEIAVIVYLVAVG from the coding sequence ATGATCCATTCGCGGATCAGGGCTCGGACGGAAGAGGCGGAGCGGCGCTGGCAAGTGCGGCGCGACGTGCAGATCCACACGTCCGCCCGATCCGCCAGCGATGGCCCAGATGAAAGCGATGGCTATGCAGCGCGCATTCGCAACTTGTCCGAAAACGGCATGCTGGTCGAAAGCGATGCGCCGCTGGGCCCCCGCGACAGCTTCGAAATCGACATCCCCGAATTCGGCCCATGCCCGGCGGAAGTCGTCTGGACCAAGGGCGACCTGAAGGGTTGCCGTTTTTTCGCACCACTGCCGAAATCGGTGGTCAGCGCGGCGGTCCTGCGCTCTCCGGTCGAGGAGGCGGACGCGGCGCTTTACGAACAATTGCGGCAGACCCGCATGATTATCGATGACGAGGAGCGGCGGCACCTGCCGCACGCGCTGTCGGTTCCGGCAATGGCGCTGATCCTTGCGGCGGAGATTGCGGTGATCGTCTATCTGGTCGCGGTGGGCTAG
- a CDS encoding trans-sulfuration enzyme family protein, with the protein MKRTTGQDRSITRNWRPATQAIRAGTWRSEMGETSEAIFATSGYTYEDAATPAARFAGEQDGMTYSRLQNPTVQMLEERIAVMEGAQGCRTQASGMAAMTAALLCQLSAGDHIVAARAAFGSCRWLVDSLLPRFGIEGTVIDSTDNAAWEAAIRPNTKVFFFETPANPTLDIVDLEYVCGLAKAHGITTVVDNAFCTPIMQRPMDFGADVVAYSATKLMDGQGRVLAGAVCGSEEFINDKLLPFQRNTGPNLSPFNAWVVLKGMETLALRARQQCDNALKVGKFLEGRVPVILHPGLECHPRHDLAMKQMAMPGCIFSIVLDGGRTQAHAFLDALELIDLSNNIGDSRSLMCHPASTTHHSVGPEAREEMGVGEGMLRLNVGLEDADDLIEDLERGLAAAGL; encoded by the coding sequence ATGAAACGTACGACCGGACAAGACCGCTCCATCACCCGCAACTGGCGCCCCGCGACGCAGGCCATTCGTGCCGGCACGTGGCGTAGCGAGATGGGCGAGACGAGCGAGGCGATTTTCGCCACCAGCGGCTATACCTATGAAGATGCCGCCACCCCCGCCGCACGCTTTGCGGGCGAGCAGGACGGCATGACCTACTCGCGCCTGCAGAACCCCACCGTCCAGATGCTGGAAGAACGCATCGCGGTGATGGAGGGGGCGCAAGGCTGCCGCACGCAGGCAAGCGGCATGGCGGCGATGACCGCGGCGCTGCTGTGCCAACTTTCTGCAGGCGACCACATCGTCGCCGCGCGCGCTGCCTTCGGATCGTGCCGCTGGCTGGTGGACAGCCTGCTGCCGCGCTTTGGCATAGAGGGCACGGTCATCGATTCGACCGACAATGCCGCGTGGGAGGCCGCGATCCGGCCCAATACGAAGGTGTTTTTCTTCGAAACCCCTGCGAACCCCACGCTGGATATCGTCGATCTGGAATATGTCTGCGGGCTGGCCAAGGCGCATGGTATCACCACGGTCGTCGACAACGCGTTCTGCACCCCGATCATGCAGCGCCCGATGGATTTCGGCGCCGATGTCGTGGCCTATTCCGCGACGAAGCTAATGGACGGGCAGGGCCGCGTGCTGGCCGGGGCCGTCTGCGGCAGCGAGGAGTTCATCAACGACAAGCTGCTGCCGTTTCAACGCAACACCGGCCCGAACCTGTCGCCGTTCAACGCGTGGGTCGTGTTGAAGGGCATGGAAACGCTGGCCCTGCGTGCGCGGCAGCAGTGCGACAATGCGCTGAAGGTCGGCAAATTCCTAGAAGGCCGCGTGCCCGTGATCCTGCACCCCGGCCTGGAATGCCATCCGAGGCACGATCTTGCGATGAAGCAGATGGCAATGCCCGGCTGCATCTTCTCCATCGTGCTCGACGGCGGACGGACGCAGGCGCACGCCTTCCTCGATGCGCTGGAACTGATCGACCTGTCGAACAACATCGGCGACTCGCGGTCTCTGATGTGTCATCCTGCCAGCACGACTCACCACTCGGTGGGACCTGAGGCGCGAGAGGAAATGGGCGTTGGCGAAGGCATGTTGCGGCTCAACGTCGGCCTTGAGGATGCGGACGACCTTATCGAGGATCTTGAGCGCGGGCTCGCCGCCGCCGG
- a CDS encoding glycosyltransferase family 2 protein — MLKLAIILPTLNERDNLAPLVRRLADALDGPLGADGWEAIFVDDNSQDGTAEEARTLSCTDSRVRVIQRIGRRGLASAAIEGMMATAAPLLAVMDADHQHDPALLPQMVAALESGEADVCVASRFAPGASMAEWNQPTREKQSELANRIARRLTGVTLTDPMSGYFMLRAATLRVIAPKLSGIGFKILLDILATSDTRLTVREFPLAFAARASGESKLDQAIAFEFLVGLYDKTLGRFIPTRFALFGTIGAMGVVVHLAVLATLFRWMGTSFIVGQISAVIAAMTFNFILNNELTYADKRLKHFGELLVGWGKFCLTCLIGAFANVGVAEALVDRGVHWVVAAMAGIIIGSVWNYALSSRFVWGRF, encoded by the coding sequence ATGCTGAAGCTGGCCATCATCCTGCCCACCCTGAACGAGCGCGACAACCTCGCCCCGCTGGTGCGGCGGCTGGCCGATGCGCTTGACGGGCCGCTGGGCGCGGATGGCTGGGAAGCGATCTTCGTCGACGACAATTCGCAGGACGGCACGGCGGAAGAGGCGCGCACCTTGTCGTGCACCGATTCCCGCGTTCGCGTGATCCAACGGATCGGTCGGCGCGGTCTGGCCAGCGCGGCGATAGAGGGCATGATGGCCACCGCCGCGCCACTTCTGGCGGTGATGGATGCCGATCACCAGCACGATCCGGCCCTGCTGCCGCAGATGGTCGCCGCGCTGGAAAGCGGGGAGGCAGACGTTTGCGTCGCCAGCCGTTTCGCGCCGGGGGCCAGCATGGCGGAGTGGAACCAACCGACTCGCGAAAAGCAATCCGAACTCGCCAACCGCATCGCCCGCCGCCTGACAGGGGTGACGCTGACCGATCCGATGAGCGGGTATTTCATGCTGCGGGCCGCGACCCTACGGGTTATCGCGCCGAAGCTTTCGGGCATCGGGTTCAAGATCCTGCTCGACATCCTTGCCACGTCGGACACACGGCTGACCGTTCGCGAATTTCCGCTGGCCTTTGCGGCCCGCGCTTCGGGAGAATCCAAGCTGGACCAGGCCATTGCCTTCGAATTCCTTGTCGGCCTGTACGACAAGACGCTGGGGCGTTTTATCCCGACGCGGTTCGCGCTGTTCGGCACGATCGGGGCGATGGGCGTGGTGGTGCATCTGGCCGTGCTGGCCACGCTGTTCCGCTGGATGGGTACCAGTTTCATCGTCGGGCAGATCAGCGCGGTGATCGCGGCGATGACGTTCAACTTCATCCTGAACAACGAACTGACTTACGCCGACAAGCGGTTGAAGCACTTCGGCGAATTGCTGGTCGGGTGGGGGAAGTTCTGCCTGACCTGCCTGATCGGGGCCTTCGCCAATGTCGGCGTGGCAGAGGCACTGGTCGATCGCGGCGTGCACTGGGTGGTCGCGGCGATGGCGGGCATCATCATAGGGTCGGTGTGGAACTATGCATTGTCCAGCCGCTTCGTCTGGGGCCGGTTTTAG
- the recO gene encoding DNA repair protein RecO, producing MQIRAPAIVCASRPHGETAAIARVLTREYGLLAGYVAGARGRKLRPVLIPGNLVSADLAARSASQLPFLKLELVQSRGPWLTEPLPASAIQWATTLAATVLPEHNPYPALHDTLNALLEAICNAPSARGWALAMAKFETLVMRDLGYGGDMPPMAGDWAAIMDVLERSGRQLSRRLLADRRTNVMGARELMMQRLARIAG from the coding sequence ATGCAGATCCGCGCCCCTGCCATCGTCTGTGCCAGCCGCCCGCATGGTGAAACGGCGGCCATCGCGCGGGTTCTGACGCGTGAATACGGCTTGCTTGCGGGCTATGTTGCGGGTGCGCGTGGGCGCAAGCTGCGGCCCGTGCTGATCCCGGGCAATCTGGTCTCCGCCGATCTGGCCGCGCGGTCGGCCAGCCAGTTGCCGTTCCTGAAACTGGAACTTGTCCAAAGCCGCGGGCCATGGCTGACCGAGCCTTTGCCCGCCAGCGCGATCCAGTGGGCGACGACGCTGGCCGCGACCGTCTTGCCCGAGCACAACCCCTATCCCGCGCTGCACGATACGCTGAACGCCTTGTTGGAGGCGATCTGCAACGCTCCGTCCGCGCGCGGCTGGGCGCTGGCGATGGCGAAGTTCGAGACGCTGGTGATGCGCGATCTCGGCTATGGCGGGGATATGCCGCCGATGGCCGGGGACTGGGCCGCAATCATGGACGTCCTTGAAAGATCGGGGCGGCAATTATCCCGCAGGCTGCTTGCGGATCGCCGCACGAATGTTATGGGCGCGCGCGAGTTGATGATGCAGCGGCTGGCGCGGATCGCCGGCTAG
- a CDS encoding phospholipid carrier-dependent glycosyltransferase: MQPEPNAIEPARDPWGWMVLIAMAFAVLALLRIGDVAIPIFDETHYLPAARAWLNGDPLLNPEHPVLGKQLIALSMKLFGDVPFGWRVGSVAAATLVVWATMRMTWIASRSRYAALAAGFFAATNFLLLVQARVAMLDIYMLAFLMLGIWALIAAGTGRFVRWRVILAGVLFGLSLAAKWNGAPVIAFAGLCVFLGNLRARWWTGERPLGRMTIYEAFLWLGLLPAAIYLASFQTIALLEVTPTRFTGPFDWQAYMLELQESVKKTHPYMSVWWEWVIDWRPIWYFYEEYQGVWRGMLFLGNPLQMWGGLIALPVCLWLGLSRGRMDCLLVVGGWVAALAMWVVAPKPVQFYYHYLICAQFLAIALALAIDAVIWRQMFAKVSRGWGITVLVANGLLFAYFYPILTTAPLAKKTSFADYAWFDNWR, from the coding sequence ATGCAGCCCGAACCCAACGCAATCGAACCGGCCCGCGACCCGTGGGGCTGGATGGTGCTGATCGCGATGGCCTTTGCGGTGCTGGCGTTGCTCCGCATCGGCGATGTCGCGATCCCGATCTTCGATGAAACGCACTACCTTCCTGCCGCGCGGGCATGGCTGAACGGCGATCCGCTGTTGAACCCGGAACACCCGGTGCTGGGCAAACAACTGATCGCGCTGTCGATGAAGCTTTTTGGCGATGTGCCCTTCGGCTGGCGCGTGGGATCGGTCGCGGCGGCCACGCTGGTCGTCTGGGCGACGATGCGGATGACGTGGATTGCCAGCCGTTCGCGCTACGCGGCGTTGGCCGCAGGGTTCTTCGCGGCGACGAACTTTCTGTTGCTGGTCCAAGCGCGGGTGGCCATGCTCGACATCTACATGCTCGCCTTCCTGATGCTGGGCATCTGGGCGCTGATCGCGGCGGGCACCGGGCGCTTCGTACGGTGGCGCGTGATATTGGCGGGCGTGCTGTTCGGGCTGTCGCTGGCGGCGAAGTGGAACGGCGCGCCCGTAATCGCCTTTGCAGGGCTTTGCGTATTCCTTGGCAACTTGCGCGCGCGGTGGTGGACCGGGGAACGCCCGCTGGGCCGGATGACGATTTACGAGGCATTCCTGTGGCTCGGCCTGCTGCCCGCCGCGATCTACCTTGCCAGTTTCCAGACCATCGCCTTGTTGGAGGTTACGCCCACCCGCTTTACCGGGCCGTTCGATTGGCAGGCGTACATGCTCGAGCTGCAAGAGAGCGTGAAGAAAACCCATCCCTATATGTCGGTGTGGTGGGAATGGGTGATCGACTGGCGGCCGATCTGGTATTTTTACGAGGAGTACCAGGGCGTTTGGCGCGGGATGCTGTTCCTTGGCAATCCGTTGCAGATGTGGGGTGGGCTGATCGCCCTGCCCGTGTGTTTGTGGCTGGGTCTTTCGCGCGGGCGGATGGACTGCCTGCTGGTCGTCGGCGGCTGGGTCGCGGCGCTGGCGATGTGGGTCGTCGCGCCGAAACCGGTGCAGTTCTATTACCACTACCTGATCTGCGCGCAGTTTCTGGCCATCGCGCTGGCCCTGGCCATCGACGCGGTGATCTGGCGGCAGATGTTTGCGAAAGTCTCTCGCGGTTGGGGGATTACCGTGCTGGTCGCGAACGGACTATTGTTCGCCTATTTCTACCCGATCCTGACGACCGCGCCGCTGGCGAAGAAGACCAGTTTCGCAGATTATGCGTGGTTCGATAACTGGCGCTGA
- the leuB gene encoding 3-isopropylmalate dehydrogenase has translation MKIAVFAGDGIGPEVTAQALRVLDALPIKVSLLEGDVGGVAYKRHGHPLPEETLVAAREADAILFGAVGDFDCDHLERHLRPEQAILGLRSELGLFANLRPAKVFPGLEHHSALKPEIAGAIDLLIVRELNGDVYFGEKGTRTTADGLREGYDIMSYDESEVRRIAIAGFEAARKRRGMLCSVDKANVLETSQLWRDVVIETHKDYADIELSHMYVDNAAMQLVKSPGQFDVVVTGNLFGDILSDQASMCVGSIGLLASASLGERQTEYGTFGLYEPIHGSAPDIAGRGIANPMATILSLAELLRHSLGQEALAAQVEAAVAGTLADGVMGGDLGGSAGTAEIGDAVLARL, from the coding sequence ATGAAGATCGCGGTATTCGCAGGCGACGGCATCGGGCCGGAAGTGACGGCACAGGCGCTGCGGGTGCTCGATGCCCTCCCGATCAAGGTCTCTCTGCTGGAAGGCGATGTCGGCGGCGTTGCCTATAAGCGGCACGGCCATCCCCTGCCCGAAGAGACGCTGGTCGCGGCGCGCGAAGCCGATGCGATCCTGTTCGGCGCGGTGGGCGACTTCGATTGCGATCATCTCGAACGGCACCTTCGCCCCGAACAGGCAATCCTTGGCCTGCGCAGCGAACTGGGCCTGTTCGCCAATCTGCGCCCGGCGAAAGTCTTTCCCGGCCTGGAGCATCACTCCGCGCTGAAGCCCGAGATTGCAGGTGCGATCGACCTGCTGATCGTGCGCGAGCTGAACGGCGACGTCTATTTCGGCGAGAAGGGCACCCGCACCACCGCCGATGGTCTGCGCGAAGGCTACGACATCATGTCTTATGACGAAAGCGAGGTGCGCCGCATCGCCATCGCCGGGTTCGAAGCCGCGCGCAAGCGTCGCGGCATGCTGTGCAGCGTCGACAAGGCCAACGTGCTGGAAACCAGCCAGCTGTGGCGCGACGTCGTGATCGAGACGCACAAGGACTATGCCGACATCGAACTGAGCCACATGTACGTCGACAACGCCGCGATGCAGCTGGTGAAGTCACCCGGTCAGTTTGACGTGGTCGTCACCGGCAACCTGTTCGGCGACATCCTGTCGGATCAGGCGTCGATGTGCGTCGGCTCGATCGGCCTGCTGGCCAGCGCGTCGCTGGGTGAGCGGCAGACCGAATATGGCACCTTCGGTCTTTACGAACCGATCCACGGCAGCGCGCCGGATATCGCAGGGCGCGGCATTGCCAACCCGATGGCGACGATCCTGTCGCTGGCCGAACTGCTGCGCCACTCGCTGGGGCAAGAGGCGCTGGCCGCGCAAGTCGAGGCGGCGGTCGCCGGGACGCTTGCCGACGGTGTGATGGGCGGCGATCTGGGCGGCAGCGCGGGCACGGCGGAAATCGGCGACGCGGTTTTGGCAAGACTTTGA